In Roseiconus lacunae, a genomic segment contains:
- a CDS encoding AI-2E family transporter, whose product MQQPDESESAEVQSDPTGEPKSNLEETRSNSGPAESEMQTAVSTFMEMPSMSRVLSVIVLLAGILVVGMLFYKVMVGFFIPLFMAAALVVIFHPMQAWFERKLRGRKSLAAAATTSVILTIVLLPFILLITVAVGQLTGLVGRMDLDDIKSAMDRGREKIGLKLEYADRYRRLESLAGLIGDIENPDAVNSAIEESRELIAFLDQKTSGASPTGEMSDIAFDRLDEFSATVEELRLAESVDVFEPNDKIELTERFHRQGVVASAAIHSWVTAKLGGSFRTQAKLLINPSERDLAEAIHTVREFIQPRFVKFSGATGRAFVHTAFGLLIMVIAIYFFFVDGPGMVRTLMRLSPLDDNYELQLLNEFEKTSRAVVLASVLSALVQGLLAAIAFFFLGFESYVLLFLVTTVMALVPFLGAASVWLPCAIYLGAVDQRYGAAIFLFIYGAALVSSIDNVIKAIVLHGHSELHPLIALLSVLGGVPVFGPIGILIGPMVVVFLQTLLEILNQELELRDHPAEDQPTSQDATTVAAEGVSIE is encoded by the coding sequence GTGCAACAACCTGACGAATCCGAATCGGCCGAAGTCCAATCAGATCCCACCGGCGAACCGAAGTCGAACTTGGAGGAGACCAGGTCGAACTCCGGCCCGGCCGAAAGCGAGATGCAAACCGCGGTTTCGACGTTCATGGAAATGCCATCGATGTCGCGGGTGCTGTCGGTGATCGTGCTATTGGCTGGAATCCTTGTTGTCGGAATGCTTTTCTATAAGGTGATGGTGGGATTTTTCATCCCGCTATTCATGGCAGCCGCGCTTGTCGTGATCTTTCACCCGATGCAAGCCTGGTTTGAAAGAAAGCTCCGTGGCCGAAAGTCACTCGCCGCCGCCGCCACGACATCGGTGATCTTAACGATCGTCTTGCTACCGTTCATTTTGCTGATCACCGTGGCTGTTGGGCAGTTGACCGGACTGGTCGGGCGTATGGATTTGGATGATATCAAGTCGGCCATGGACCGTGGCCGTGAGAAAATCGGATTGAAGCTCGAATATGCTGATCGCTATCGTCGACTGGAATCACTTGCCGGACTGATCGGTGATATCGAAAACCCCGACGCGGTCAACTCGGCGATCGAAGAGTCGAGGGAGCTCATCGCGTTTCTTGATCAAAAAACCAGTGGCGCGTCACCCACCGGAGAAATGAGTGATATCGCGTTCGACCGCCTTGACGAGTTTTCCGCGACAGTCGAAGAGCTGCGGCTGGCCGAATCAGTCGATGTGTTTGAGCCGAATGACAAGATTGAATTGACCGAACGGTTTCATCGACAAGGTGTCGTCGCGTCGGCTGCGATTCATAGCTGGGTCACCGCAAAGCTTGGCGGATCATTTCGTACGCAAGCGAAACTCTTGATCAATCCAAGTGAACGAGATCTCGCCGAAGCAATTCACACGGTCCGTGAATTCATTCAACCACGTTTCGTCAAGTTCTCCGGTGCGACCGGGCGAGCGTTTGTTCATACGGCATTCGGGTTGCTGATCATGGTGATCGCCATCTATTTCTTCTTCGTCGACGGTCCGGGGATGGTTCGCACTTTGATGCGTCTAAGTCCTCTCGATGACAACTATGAACTTCAGCTTCTCAATGAATTCGAAAAAACGAGTCGCGCCGTCGTCTTGGCAAGTGTGCTTAGCGCTTTGGTTCAAGGACTGCTGGCGGCAATCGCGTTTTTCTTTTTAGGTTTCGAATCGTACGTGTTGTTATTTCTTGTCACAACAGTGATGGCTCTGGTCCCATTTCTTGGTGCAGCGTCAGTCTGGCTGCCATGTGCGATTTACCTGGGGGCGGTTGATCAACGCTATGGCGCGGCAATCTTTTTGTTTATCTACGGTGCGGCACTCGTTTCATCGATCGATAACGTGATCAAAGCGATCGTACTGCACGGGCATTCTGAGTTACACCCGTTGATCGCACTGTTAAGCGTGCTTGGCGGGGTCCCTGTATTTGGTCCGATCGGAATCTTGATCGGACCGATGGTCGTGGTATTCCTGCAGACGCTACTTGAAATTTTGAATCAAGAGCTAGAACTTCGCGATCATCCGGCCGAAGATCAGCCTACCTCCCAAGACGCGACCACAGTTGCCGCCGAAGGAGTGTCAATCGAGTAA
- a CDS encoding type II secretion system F family protein gives MNLSEIATLGLFAFITGTVFWLLRRRYAKPSSPLETDVGLFAAPALGRWNPVFANVLPVSQARRQRIEKELGLAGAHQGSAIEDFLAKRNLASLGVFFTAGTGFAAGLADDHELIYVSAVVVVGSLTYCIPRILLSGQANRRKQKLEKSIPDVIDMIAMSIDGGVPLTTAIGDVESRCRGLFPELASELRIVRRQADSGDAPDAFSRFAKRIEMPEVAAWCAMMRQSQNLGGQLGNSLRDYASRLRSDRQNRVERAGNTASLKLLLPVVLCLAPPIAVLLVGPAVIEFRDFINRNKDATESVFEQVQAANESSTMLVE, from the coding sequence ATGAACCTATCCGAAATTGCGACACTAGGGCTGTTTGCGTTCATCACGGGAACCGTGTTTTGGCTGTTGCGGCGACGGTATGCTAAACCAAGTTCACCATTGGAAACGGATGTTGGTTTGTTTGCTGCGCCTGCACTCGGAAGATGGAATCCCGTTTTCGCCAATGTTTTGCCGGTATCTCAAGCTCGTCGTCAGCGGATTGAAAAAGAATTAGGATTGGCAGGGGCGCACCAGGGATCGGCGATCGAAGATTTCTTGGCGAAACGTAATCTCGCTTCACTTGGTGTTTTCTTCACGGCGGGAACGGGCTTCGCCGCGGGGCTTGCCGATGACCACGAGCTAATTTATGTCAGTGCGGTAGTCGTCGTTGGTTCGCTGACCTACTGCATTCCACGGATCCTATTGAGCGGACAGGCGAACCGCCGCAAGCAGAAACTCGAGAAATCGATTCCCGATGTGATCGACATGATTGCGATGTCAATCGATGGCGGAGTTCCGTTAACGACAGCGATTGGAGATGTCGAGTCACGATGCCGGGGACTGTTTCCAGAACTAGCAAGTGAGCTTCGTATCGTTCGTCGACAAGCCGACTCGGGCGATGCGCCCGACGCATTCAGTCGCTTTGCAAAACGTATTGAAATGCCCGAAGTCGCCGCCTGGTGCGCAATGATGCGACAAAGCCAGAATCTCGGCGGTCAACTTGGCAATTCACTGAGAGACTACGCTAGTCGGTTACGCAGTGATCGTCAAAACCGAGTCGAGCGTGCCGGAAATACAGCGTCGCTGAAACTGTTGTTACCGGTTGTCCTCTGTTTGGCGCCTCCGATCGCAGTACTTTTGGTTGGACCAGCCGTGATTGAATTTCGAGACTTTATCAACCGCAACAAGGACGCTACCGAAAGTGTTTTTGAGCAGGTCCAGGCTGCCAACGAATCATCGACCATGTTGGTCGAATAG
- a CDS encoding DUF6690 family protein has product MNAIRYKIAAAVAAAGIGPYVATETDMGRGAVQSFNGLFDGQTPVSVSPKEKLAHGIPSDEEQRERGYANHSLYEIEKLREVRHKEYRYDTELAQKLGGLPTDPTGQPTLSGHHVQDISQLLRFDISPNWVITQFSRVSTVLANLNLKGLRVPIVTGIRADDLAGTLTYYFDSSDQLQRVTFHGFTGNPTNLERLMVSGYGLQREPALEAGAYTKRWNGRPTHFLRLTHAPVVFSDAVHQKYTVFFELNHPDLPYGISAEARKIVETDHHTGRW; this is encoded by the coding sequence ATGAATGCCATCCGATACAAAATCGCAGCCGCCGTTGCCGCCGCCGGAATCGGTCCGTACGTCGCGACGGAAACCGACATGGGGCGTGGTGCGGTGCAATCATTCAATGGACTTTTTGATGGGCAAACCCCCGTCAGTGTTAGTCCAAAAGAGAAGCTTGCCCATGGTATTCCGAGTGACGAAGAGCAACGTGAACGCGGTTACGCGAACCACTCGCTCTATGAGATCGAAAAGCTGCGTGAAGTGCGTCACAAGGAGTACCGCTACGATACCGAACTAGCACAAAAACTAGGCGGACTGCCGACTGATCCGACCGGCCAGCCGACATTAAGCGGGCACCATGTTCAGGATATCTCTCAGTTGCTGCGTTTCGATATCAGCCCCAATTGGGTTATCACTCAGTTTTCGCGAGTCAGTACGGTCCTCGCAAACTTGAATTTGAAGGGGTTGCGAGTTCCGATCGTCACTGGGATTCGCGCCGACGATCTGGCGGGAACTTTGACCTATTACTTCGACAGTTCCGATCAACTGCAACGGGTCACGTTCCATGGCTTTACCGGCAATCCCACCAATCTTGAGCGATTGATGGTCAGCGGGTACGGGTTGCAACGTGAGCCTGCGTTGGAGGCGGGGGCGTACACGAAGCGTTGGAACGGTAGACCGACACACTTTCTACGGTTGACGCACGCTCCGGTCGTCTTTAGCGACGCGGTTCATCAAAAATACACGGTATTCTTCGAGCTAAACCACCCTGACCTGCCGTATGGGATTAGTGCGGAAGCTCGTAAAATTGTGGAAACCGACCACCATACCGGTCGTTGGTAG
- the cpaB gene encoding Flp pilus assembly protein CpaB, with protein MQLPSNGPSNINSGTLLIGMFAVTVGLAGTYVLRVALRQEPPPVVAEQPEPEPEPPKRITVPLASRDIPVGTELTLDDVALYRLTQTEIETLIGKQAFMTNPKQIIGKVLQSSMQRNDAFNTKNLLPAGKFPGVSKRLKPGLRAVTIQMSSENALLGFATPGQHVDVLFHYGQMNGHDNSQGTAYPGFYPAHHVFNSPGLRDYHGNRIGNGSGGDLSAFQNATSTLIQDAEILAIGMSSTPTDLASPLPREESVRVTLAVAPKQAEMIRVAKGHGELSLTLRGPEDNQFVSLVDPVTLDHIMDFDTTVHEMEIYRGTALSKVHFGTNQSIREQVFTNHAGGEDPETDSQVDQSPPSVPAGWPVMVPIQSPMLGYFASPSATTGATPNATSDAAPENDR; from the coding sequence ATGCAATTGCCATCTAACGGACCTTCAAACATCAATTCGGGAACGTTGTTGATCGGAATGTTCGCCGTCACCGTTGGGCTCGCTGGGACCTATGTCCTACGAGTTGCCCTGCGGCAGGAGCCACCACCTGTGGTCGCCGAACAACCCGAACCAGAACCGGAGCCTCCGAAGCGAATCACCGTTCCCTTGGCGAGCCGTGACATTCCGGTCGGAACAGAACTCACGCTTGATGATGTCGCCCTGTATCGCTTGACACAAACCGAAATTGAAACACTGATCGGCAAGCAAGCGTTTATGACCAATCCCAAGCAGATTATCGGAAAGGTCTTGCAAAGCTCAATGCAACGTAATGACGCGTTCAATACCAAAAATTTGCTCCCGGCAGGCAAATTCCCGGGGGTTTCGAAGCGACTGAAACCGGGGCTCCGTGCGGTGACGATTCAAATGAGTTCAGAGAACGCGCTGCTTGGTTTTGCCACGCCCGGACAACATGTCGATGTGCTTTTTCACTACGGACAAATGAATGGTCACGACAATTCGCAAGGGACAGCGTACCCCGGCTTTTACCCGGCACACCACGTTTTTAATTCACCGGGGCTGCGTGATTACCACGGAAATCGGATCGGCAACGGATCGGGAGGGGATTTATCGGCTTTCCAGAATGCAACTTCGACCCTGATCCAAGATGCCGAAATTCTTGCCATCGGAATGTCCAGTACGCCGACTGATTTGGCGAGCCCGCTGCCCCGAGAAGAATCCGTACGTGTTACTTTGGCTGTCGCACCGAAACAAGCCGAAATGATCCGAGTTGCCAAAGGACACGGCGAGCTTTCACTCACGTTGCGTGGTCCGGAAGACAACCAATTTGTCAGCCTAGTCGATCCGGTGACGCTGGATCACATCATGGACTTTGACACGACGGTCCACGAAATGGAAATATACCGAGGGACGGCGCTCTCAAAAGTTCACTTCGGGACGAATCAATCCATCCGTGAGCAAGTATTTACAAACCATGCCGGTGGCGAAGATCCTGAAACCGATTCACAAGTCGATCAAAGTCCTCCTTCCGTGCCAGCGGGATGGCCAGTGATGGTCCCGATTCAAAGTCCGATGTTGGGCTACTTTGCCAGCCCGTCCGCAACGACGGGGGCAACGCCGAATGCGACATCTGATGCCGCACCGGAGAACGATCGATGA
- a CDS encoding type II secretion system F family protein, whose protein sequence is MISVMDVSAFCLSSIVAGSIAWISRSRTTSVDPHAVVPTRLLVRRDKQNDIRIGGVSVQFDRWLESVLIRSGTKIDRLTFIVLLIAMTLIAGYVGWSLAIHPLIIGTICVAIVPTGLMIATLKMKLRLNKLESQFPTMLEVLSRATRAGENLENAFQIASESSEEPIRGELQHCVRQMRMGMPAEAVTADLAWRIDSTNAHLLSHCVAIHHSLGGKLAESLDRLSGVIQRRSDCEQKIKSMTSVGRFAILSIVLMGVFVLVYLVLAEPDYLNSLLESSLGHKLLAYAALSELVGLIWVAITLKSDL, encoded by the coding sequence ATGATTTCGGTGATGGATGTTTCTGCGTTTTGTCTTTCATCGATAGTTGCCGGATCGATCGCCTGGATCAGCCGAAGTAGAACGACCTCCGTTGATCCGCATGCCGTAGTTCCAACCCGGTTGCTTGTTCGGCGTGACAAACAGAATGATATCCGAATCGGAGGTGTCTCCGTTCAGTTTGATCGATGGTTAGAAAGTGTATTGATTCGATCGGGAACAAAAATAGACCGGCTGACCTTCATCGTACTGCTGATCGCGATGACTCTTATCGCCGGATATGTCGGCTGGTCCTTAGCGATTCATCCTTTGATCATTGGGACGATTTGTGTTGCCATCGTGCCAACAGGACTCATGATCGCAACGCTCAAAATGAAACTTCGGCTGAACAAGTTAGAGTCCCAATTTCCGACGATGTTGGAGGTGCTTTCACGCGCAACCCGTGCTGGCGAAAACTTAGAAAACGCATTTCAAATCGCGTCCGAATCATCGGAGGAGCCGATACGCGGTGAGCTTCAACACTGTGTCCGTCAAATGAGAATGGGTATGCCAGCGGAAGCCGTGACGGCTGACTTGGCGTGGCGAATTGATTCGACAAATGCACACTTGCTCTCTCACTGTGTCGCGATTCATCATTCACTCGGTGGCAAACTGGCGGAATCTCTCGATCGCCTTTCCGGTGTCATTCAGCGGCGTTCCGATTGCGAGCAGAAAATTAAATCGATGACCAGCGTTGGCCGCTTTGCAATACTTTCGATCGTATTAATGGGAGTCTTTGTACTCGTCTATCTTGTGCTGGCAGAGCCGGATTACCTCAACAGTCTGCTCGAATCAAGTTTGGGACATAAACTTCTCGCGTATGCCGCACTGTCGGAATTGGTAGGCTTGATTTGGGTCGCTATCACATTGAAGTCCGACCTATGA
- a CDS encoding CpaF family protein: MITAVPESTSFAMPYDDSKREIEFQVKKQQLHQRIVESLDVSTAEQMSRERLLSELRQFMRLFSDEVEMDDGEFQRVLDEMPWEMFGVGPLEFLLRSPDISDILVNHAHEVFVERNGVLESSPVVFADDQHLMRLIRRIVTRVGRRIDESCPLVDARLEDGSRINAIIPPLALDGPKLSIRRFGNRHGRLERLVEAGAMNTTMASFLDAAVRSRQSILISGGTGSGKTTMLNALSSCIPDDQRIITIEDSAELRLQHRHVARLETRPAGSENVSEYNQRDLVRNSLRMRPDRIIVGEVRGAEALDMLQAMNTGHEGSLTTIHANDTVDAISRLELMIAMAGLDLPLAVLRSYICSGISLIVHVARLPGGIRRVTRVSELNATDDGYDLIDVFRRRRGSCDGNGESGDEFVACERPRCIDRFIEDGILFDDSIFETPGDREVVR, from the coding sequence ATGATCACCGCCGTACCCGAATCTACTTCGTTTGCTATGCCGTACGACGACAGCAAACGTGAAATTGAGTTCCAGGTTAAGAAACAGCAGCTCCATCAACGCATCGTCGAAAGTCTCGATGTCTCGACAGCCGAACAGATGAGTCGTGAACGGTTGCTGAGCGAACTTCGGCAATTCATGCGGCTGTTCAGCGATGAAGTCGAGATGGACGACGGTGAGTTTCAACGTGTCCTCGATGAAATGCCTTGGGAAATGTTCGGCGTAGGTCCACTGGAGTTCTTGCTGCGATCGCCTGACATCAGTGACATTTTGGTCAATCATGCTCACGAAGTGTTCGTCGAGCGGAACGGTGTTCTTGAATCCTCGCCCGTGGTATTCGCTGATGATCAGCACCTGATGCGGTTGATTCGCCGCATCGTTACACGAGTCGGACGGCGAATTGACGAGTCCTGTCCACTTGTCGATGCACGACTGGAAGATGGATCGAGAATCAACGCAATCATTCCGCCACTGGCACTTGATGGTCCTAAGCTTTCCATTCGCCGATTCGGCAACCGACATGGTCGATTGGAACGATTGGTAGAGGCTGGGGCGATGAATACGACGATGGCATCGTTCTTGGATGCAGCGGTACGGTCAAGACAGAGCATCTTAATTTCCGGGGGGACCGGATCTGGGAAAACCACGATGCTCAACGCACTTTCTTCCTGTATCCCAGACGACCAACGTATTATCACGATCGAGGATTCCGCAGAACTGCGTCTTCAGCATCGTCATGTCGCTCGATTGGAAACCAGACCGGCGGGGAGTGAAAATGTCAGCGAATATAATCAACGCGATTTGGTCCGAAACAGTCTTCGGATGAGACCGGATCGGATCATCGTCGGTGAAGTTCGAGGTGCAGAAGCCCTCGATATGCTTCAGGCGATGAACACAGGACACGAGGGTTCGCTGACAACGATCCACGCTAACGACACCGTCGATGCCATCTCCCGACTGGAATTGATGATCGCAATGGCGGGCCTTGATCTTCCGCTTGCTGTGTTGCGATCCTACATCTGCAGCGGCATCTCGCTGATTGTCCACGTCGCGAGATTGCCCGGAGGTATCCGGAGAGTGACACGAGTTTCAGAGCTGAACGCTACTGATGATGGATACGATTTGATCGATGTGTTTCGGCGACGACGTGGAAGTTGCGATGGAAACGGTGAGTCGGGAGACGAGTTTGTCGCGTGCGAACGCCCACGCTGTATTGACCGTTTTATTGAAGATGGAATCTTATTCGACGATTCCATCTTTGAAACGCCCGGCGACCGAGAGGTAGTCCGATGA
- a CDS encoding type II and III secretion system protein family protein: MQIVCMVVAFVASGVQRCSGQVLADRPTADKTGPLENPSSISIAKENSLIEEIYEPEMLLRVEPSQSKIIRTKVPVRRTAITDPEILDIHLFDDDEIEIIGKQVGETTITFWFDVPDKGTQVLRYYVEVDDAEQEQRRREARYKSLQSRINELFPNSQVFLFPIDDKVIVRGQARDAKEAAEIMRLLGDDPYDRDRFGRADDLGVVDRNRDPYDDNFDDLDSNRFINLLRVPGEQQVMLKVRVAELVRNSSRGAGTNFTSLIKSLDLRSTISGASNLSVILDDGDVEFFLSAIATHGYGKILAEPTLVTISGKPARFLAGGEFAVPTTVGVGGVGAATTTFRGFGTELNFTPTVTDKDLVRLEVSPSFSTLNSDATVGGIPGLNLRSVETTVDLREGQWLAIAGLIQEEQGGQRTRVPYVGDLPLLGHLFSTRQTSRFETELIVLVSPELVHPLESEEVPLFLPGMHVSDPTDNDFFLRQLIEGYQGFDHRSTVWPEVAQQRRGKDERSLKQRLHTTVKRSLLLHDAYIAGPCGVSK, translated from the coding sequence ATGCAGATCGTTTGCATGGTGGTGGCGTTTGTCGCATCTGGCGTGCAACGCTGTAGCGGCCAGGTCTTGGCTGACCGACCGACCGCTGACAAAACAGGACCGCTTGAGAACCCTTCATCAATTTCGATTGCGAAAGAAAATTCGTTAATCGAAGAAATTTACGAACCCGAGATGCTGCTTCGTGTTGAACCGTCGCAGTCGAAGATCATTCGCACCAAAGTTCCGGTCCGCCGTACCGCTATCACCGATCCGGAGATTTTGGACATCCACCTGTTCGATGATGATGAGATCGAGATCATTGGGAAGCAAGTCGGCGAAACAACCATCACATTCTGGTTTGACGTACCCGACAAAGGCACTCAGGTGCTGAGGTACTATGTGGAAGTCGACGATGCCGAACAAGAACAGCGTCGCAGGGAAGCTCGATACAAATCATTGCAGTCACGCATTAACGAACTGTTTCCCAACAGTCAGGTTTTTCTATTCCCGATTGACGATAAAGTCATCGTGCGGGGGCAAGCGAGAGACGCGAAGGAAGCGGCCGAGATTATGCGTTTGCTTGGCGATGACCCTTACGATCGTGATCGGTTCGGCCGGGCCGATGATCTTGGTGTCGTCGACCGAAACCGCGATCCGTACGATGATAATTTTGATGACCTAGATTCCAATCGGTTCATCAATCTGTTGCGTGTCCCCGGTGAGCAGCAGGTGATGCTGAAGGTGCGAGTCGCCGAGTTGGTGCGGAACTCAAGCCGCGGGGCGGGTACTAATTTCACTTCGTTGATCAAGTCACTCGATTTACGCAGCACGATTTCAGGTGCAAGTAATCTTTCGGTGATTCTGGACGATGGCGATGTTGAGTTTTTCCTGAGTGCAATCGCAACTCACGGTTATGGAAAAATCCTTGCCGAACCGACGCTCGTCACGATCAGTGGAAAGCCGGCACGGTTTCTTGCCGGTGGTGAGTTTGCGGTTCCGACGACGGTCGGAGTTGGCGGTGTAGGCGCGGCAACAACGACCTTTCGCGGGTTTGGCACAGAATTAAATTTCACCCCTACGGTCACTGACAAAGACCTGGTGCGTCTGGAGGTTTCGCCTTCGTTTAGTACCCTTAATTCGGATGCCACCGTTGGCGGAATTCCGGGACTGAATCTTCGCAGTGTTGAAACGACGGTTGATTTGCGTGAGGGACAATGGCTGGCGATCGCGGGGCTGATTCAGGAAGAACAAGGTGGTCAACGCACGCGAGTACCGTACGTCGGCGATCTTCCGCTGCTCGGGCATCTATTCTCCACCCGACAAACGTCACGATTTGAAACAGAATTAATCGTCCTCGTTAGCCCAGAATTAGTTCATCCGCTTGAAAGTGAAGAGGTGCCGTTGTTTTTGCCGGGAATGCATGTGAGCGATCCGACCGACAATGATTTTTTTCTCCGGCAGTTGATCGAAGGATATCAGGGGTTTGACCATCGAAGCACCGTGTGGCCGGAAGTTGCCCAACAACGGCGTGGTAAAGACGAACGCAGTTTGAAGCAACGGCTTCACACGACCGTCAAACGTTCACTCTTGTTGCACGATGCCTACATTGCCGGTCCCTGCGGAGTTTCGAAGTGA
- a CDS encoding tetratricopeptide repeat protein, which translates to MASWLGLAFSMLLSGCSTLVPSNSASLLKNAVTDSVDVRFGVARMVEHNGDIKDALDLYRQLLDDHSDHTEARHRYGIVLLKLERLDEAIEQLVIASEEQPTSAAILGDLGYAHYLAGEDRDAESLLKDALSIEPSDERLANNLALVVGRQGRFDEALQLFRQTGSEAEAQSNIAFVFSSAGKLEQAKRHYHQALELDPKLDVAARGLAEFARLEQSARMAGVKSSLR; encoded by the coding sequence ATGGCGAGTTGGCTCGGTCTGGCGTTCTCTATGTTGCTTTCCGGTTGCTCCACTCTGGTGCCTTCCAATAGTGCGTCGCTGTTGAAGAATGCGGTGACAGATTCGGTCGATGTCCGCTTCGGTGTCGCGCGGATGGTGGAGCACAATGGGGATATCAAGGACGCGCTCGATCTGTATCGGCAACTACTGGACGATCACTCCGATCATACTGAAGCGCGACACCGCTATGGAATTGTGCTGCTGAAACTCGAACGATTGGACGAAGCGATCGAGCAGCTTGTCATCGCGTCAGAGGAACAACCCACATCCGCAGCAATCCTTGGCGATCTCGGCTATGCTCACTATCTCGCGGGAGAGGATCGAGACGCGGAATCCTTGTTGAAGGATGCCTTGTCGATCGAACCCTCAGATGAGCGATTGGCGAATAACCTAGCGCTTGTTGTGGGACGACAAGGGCGGTTCGATGAAGCATTGCAATTGTTTCGGCAAACCGGATCGGAGGCCGAAGCTCAATCGAACATCGCGTTTGTGTTCTCATCGGCGGGGAAGCTTGAACAGGCCAAGCGACATTATCACCAGGCCCTCGAACTGGATCCAAAACTTGACGTCGCGGCGAGAGGCTTGGCTGAGTTCGCGCGCCTAGAGCAGTCCGCCCGAATGGCTGGCGTGAAATCCAGTCTTCGGTAG
- a CDS encoding A24 family peptidase, with amino-acid sequence MDLQPVSILAMIALTSIATYVDLKERRIPNALTVSAALGGVAWGAYSGGLAGLLASIGGFAVGFGILLALWLIGGGGGGDVKLMGAVGAWLGPLPTLIVFLGSTLFAIICTLVLMVWNASASHQGGHPTVLSQDDANEPPVAKQSIPYALPVALSIWSLIVFQTIR; translated from the coding sequence ATGGACCTTCAACCCGTTTCAATCCTCGCCATGATCGCGTTAACGTCGATCGCAACCTACGTGGACCTTAAAGAACGACGTATCCCTAATGCGTTGACGGTTTCGGCCGCGTTGGGGGGCGTTGCCTGGGGGGCTTACTCCGGCGGACTTGCTGGATTGCTGGCGTCCATCGGTGGATTCGCGGTTGGATTCGGCATCCTTTTAGCGCTTTGGCTGATCGGTGGCGGTGGAGGTGGCGACGTCAAACTTATGGGCGCCGTCGGAGCTTGGCTTGGTCCGTTGCCGACGTTGATCGTTTTTCTTGGCAGCACCCTGTTTGCGATCATTTGCACGCTTGTCTTGATGGTTTGGAATGCCTCCGCGAGCCATCAAGGTGGGCATCCCACCGTTTTATCGCAAGACGATGCTAACGAACCACCGGTAGCGAAGCAATCGATTCCGTATGCCCTACCTGTCGCACTTTCGATTTGGTCGCTCATCGTTTTTCAAACGATTCGCTAA
- a CDS encoding Flp family type IVb pilin, producing MTRKLSAFYRDESGAIVSVEAVFLATIVVVGLLVAFTAIRDGVVEELADTASGVQEINQSYELRGVVGRSAQTAGAGFEDHSDYLYGQRDACVIFNIPPGNSEGKWDVTDYGGRVVFGN from the coding sequence ATGACTCGAAAACTGTCAGCGTTCTATCGCGATGAATCCGGGGCGATTGTCTCCGTCGAAGCGGTCTTCCTCGCCACCATCGTGGTGGTTGGCCTTCTGGTCGCCTTTACCGCGATCCGGGATGGTGTCGTCGAAGAACTTGCCGATACCGCATCCGGTGTCCAAGAGATCAATCAAAGTTACGAACTTCGCGGCGTCGTCGGTCGTTCGGCACAAACAGCGGGCGCCGGATTCGAAGATCATTCTGACTATTTGTACGGACAGCGAGACGCGTGCGTGATCTTCAACATTCCTCCTGGAAATAGCGAAGGGAAATGGGATGTCACCGACTATGGCGGGCGGGTTGTTTTCGGCAACTAA